One genomic window of Paenisporosarcina antarctica includes the following:
- a CDS encoding ATP phosphoribosyltransferase regulatory subunit has protein sequence MTPIRKFEKPLGMRDSFPLINEKKEKVRDIGRQFFQSRGFDFIKTPTVEYYETIGKASAIPDSALFKLVDRQGETLVLRPDMTTPIVRVATSKLLKEQIPLRLAYFANVFRAQEHEGGRPAEFEQMGVELIGDASVYADAEMIITASEFVQKLGIKDYRLTVGHAGLLQSILIQLTQSKEQVRELLKLLVEKNLVGFEEAVKTYKLSKEDENRFIEFIGQASNVQSIQQLRPFIDETNHTQVNMFSYLSNLSALLENAGLSNMVTYDLTLTSEMSYYTGMLFEVFASGSGFAIGNGGRYDGLLQEFNSDVGATGFGLRVDRLLEVMTTSTKRESRTLIFFDEANYMNAVKDAKKLRNEGVQTTIQFLKSVEDQQAFQMNFTDVVWLIEGDANNE, from the coding sequence ATGACACCAATACGAAAATTCGAAAAGCCACTTGGAATGAGAGATTCTTTTCCACTAATTAATGAGAAAAAAGAAAAGGTGCGTGACATTGGAAGACAATTTTTCCAATCACGTGGTTTTGATTTTATAAAAACGCCAACTGTAGAATATTATGAGACTATAGGAAAAGCATCGGCTATTCCGGATTCTGCCCTATTTAAACTAGTGGATCGCCAAGGAGAGACGCTTGTTTTAAGACCGGATATGACAACGCCGATTGTTCGTGTTGCAACCTCAAAACTATTAAAAGAACAAATTCCATTGCGTCTAGCGTATTTCGCTAATGTATTTCGTGCACAAGAACATGAAGGCGGAAGACCAGCTGAATTTGAACAGATGGGCGTTGAGTTAATAGGGGATGCCTCTGTTTATGCTGATGCAGAAATGATTATAACAGCTTCTGAATTTGTTCAGAAACTTGGGATAAAAGATTATCGATTAACAGTAGGACATGCGGGTCTATTGCAATCGATTTTGATACAACTTACGCAATCTAAAGAACAAGTGAGAGAATTACTTAAATTACTGGTAGAAAAGAATTTGGTTGGATTTGAAGAAGCAGTAAAAACATATAAGCTTTCAAAAGAAGATGAAAATCGCTTTATTGAATTTATTGGACAGGCTTCTAATGTTCAATCAATTCAACAATTACGTCCATTTATCGATGAAACCAATCACACACAAGTGAATATGTTTTCTTATCTAAGCAATTTGTCAGCGTTATTAGAAAACGCAGGACTTTCAAATATGGTGACCTACGATTTAACATTAACGAGTGAAATGAGTTATTACACAGGAATGTTGTTCGAAGTCTTTGCGAGTGGGTCTGGTTTTGCGATTGGCAACGGAGGCCGCTATGATGGCTTACTACAAGAATTTAATTCAGACGTAGGTGCAACTGGATTTGGGTTGCGAGTCGATCGACTGCTCGAAGTGATGACAACTTCAACTAAACGTGAATCCCGAACACTAATCTTTTTTGATGAAGCTAATTATATGAACGCTGTTAAAGATGCAAAAAAATTAAGAAATGAAGGGGTTCAAACGACCATTCAGTTTCTTAAAAGTGTTGAAGACCAACAAGCATTCCAAATGAATTTTACAGACGTTGTGTGGTTAATAGAGGGAGATGCCAATAATGAGTAA
- the hisG gene encoding ATP phosphoribosyltransferase: MSKSELTIAMPKGRIFEEAYALLQKAGFQLPDDLEDSRKLIVEVPNEKIRFILAKPMDVPVYVEHGVADIGIAGKDVLLEQKRSVHELLDLKISQCYIATAGLPNTMLNDIAPRVATKYPKIASDFYKEKGEQVEIIGLNGSIELAPMIGLADRIVDIVSTGRTLTENGLVEYEHIVDVTSRLIVNPVSYRLKSERIRDMVRRLKESME, from the coding sequence ATGAGTAAGAGTGAACTGACAATTGCAATGCCGAAAGGACGGATTTTTGAAGAAGCGTATGCGTTGCTTCAAAAAGCAGGTTTTCAGTTACCCGATGATTTAGAAGATTCTCGAAAACTCATCGTCGAAGTTCCTAATGAAAAAATTCGCTTTATTTTAGCAAAACCAATGGATGTACCTGTTTATGTAGAACATGGAGTTGCAGATATTGGAATAGCGGGTAAAGACGTATTACTTGAGCAAAAACGTAGCGTTCATGAATTGCTTGATTTGAAGATTAGTCAATGTTATATCGCGACAGCAGGGTTACCAAATACTATGTTAAATGACATTGCACCTCGCGTAGCAACTAAATATCCGAAAATTGCTTCTGATTTTTATAAAGAAAAAGGCGAGCAAGTTGAAATTATCGGCTTGAATGGCTCAATTGAGCTGGCACCGATGATCGGATTAGCTGATCGAATTGTAGATATTGTATCAACCGGGCGAACATTAACAGAAAATGGGTTAGTTGAATATGAGCATATTGTAGATGTGACATCGAGGTTAATTGTAAATCCAGTAAGTTACCGATTAAAAAGTGAACGGATACGGGACATGGTAAGGCGACTAAAAGAGTCAATGGAGTAG
- the rapZ gene encoding RNase adapter RapZ has translation MELQSTQDSEFVIITGMSGAGKTVAIQSFEDLGFFCIDNLPPALLLTFLKLMKESGKDMNRIATVMDMRGGDFFDSLIGALDEMAKGSVVTPKILFLEADDETLVRRYKETRRSHPLAPAGLPLEGIAKERLLLSELKGRSQFIYNTSTLKPKELREKIQGEFSSKGNFTFTLNIMSFGYKHGMPIDADLVFDVRFLPNPYYIEDLRPKSGLDSDVSDYVLNKPETQVLIEKLTDLLTYMIPQYKREGKRQLVIAFGCTGGQHRSVTLTEYFAELYQKDYQTVITHRDITHRKD, from the coding sequence ATGGAATTACAATCAACTCAAGATTCAGAATTTGTCATTATTACCGGCATGTCTGGCGCTGGGAAAACAGTAGCCATTCAAAGTTTCGAAGATCTAGGCTTTTTCTGTATCGATAACTTACCACCTGCTCTTTTATTGACTTTTTTAAAGCTAATGAAAGAATCAGGTAAAGACATGAACCGAATTGCTACTGTTATGGATATGCGCGGCGGAGATTTTTTTGATTCTTTAATTGGTGCTCTAGATGAAATGGCGAAAGGGAGTGTGGTGACTCCGAAGATATTATTTTTAGAAGCAGACGATGAAACACTCGTCAGACGCTACAAAGAAACACGTCGCTCACATCCACTTGCACCTGCAGGGTTGCCACTAGAAGGCATTGCAAAAGAACGTTTATTGCTTTCGGAGTTGAAAGGGAGATCACAATTCATTTACAACACTTCTACTTTAAAACCGAAAGAGCTTCGTGAAAAAATTCAAGGAGAGTTTTCATCAAAAGGAAACTTTACATTTACCTTAAATATTATGTCATTTGGGTACAAACATGGTATGCCTATAGATGCTGATTTAGTTTTTGATGTGCGATTCTTACCAAACCCTTACTATATAGAAGATTTACGACCGAAATCAGGCTTAGATTCTGATGTATCAGATTATGTATTAAATAAACCTGAAACTCAAGTATTAATTGAAAAATTAACAGATTTACTTACTTATATGATTCCTCAGTATAAACGAGAAGGTAAACGCCAACTTGTTATCGCATTTGGTTGTACAGGTGGACAACATCGCTCAGTAACCCTTACGGAATACTTTGCAGAGTTGTATCAAAAAGATTATCAAACTGTAATTACGCATCGCGATATTACACATAGGAAGGATTGA
- the hisA gene encoding 1-(5-phosphoribosyl)-5-[(5-phosphoribosylamino)methylideneamino]imidazole-4-carboxamide isomerase, translating into MTSIDIYPAIDMRGGKCVRLFKGDYNQETIYADSPFEMAKSFANQGAKWIHMVDLDGAKDGKRIHDKDVIRAATELGVNVQIGGGIRTEEDVQHYLDNGVTRVIIGSLAISQPELAVSLIKKFGGARIVIGLDAKDGMVATHGWLETSTKSAIEVGQYFANHGAEVLIFTDIATDGTLTGPNITANETLAEATGAEVIVSGGISSLADIKRVVQAGTQSTIGGVIIGKALYENRFSLPEALNEVTTC; encoded by the coding sequence ATGACATCGATTGACATATATCCAGCAATTGATATGCGTGGAGGCAAGTGTGTTCGCTTGTTTAAAGGTGATTACAATCAAGAAACCATCTATGCAGACTCTCCTTTTGAAATGGCCAAATCCTTTGCAAACCAAGGGGCAAAGTGGATACATATGGTTGATTTAGATGGAGCGAAAGATGGCAAACGCATTCATGATAAGGATGTCATTCGAGCTGCAACAGAGTTAGGTGTGAATGTTCAAATAGGTGGCGGGATTCGTACAGAAGAAGATGTACAGCATTATCTTGATAATGGAGTCACTCGAGTAATTATAGGAAGCTTAGCTATTTCCCAACCAGAGTTAGCGGTGTCATTAATTAAGAAATTTGGTGGAGCGCGAATTGTTATAGGGCTTGATGCAAAAGATGGAATGGTTGCGACTCATGGTTGGTTAGAAACTTCAACGAAGTCGGCGATTGAAGTTGGACAGTATTTTGCAAACCATGGTGCAGAAGTCTTGATTTTTACGGATATTGCGACAGATGGTACATTAACAGGACCTAATATAACTGCGAATGAAACCCTTGCTGAAGCGACAGGAGCTGAAGTAATTGTTTCTGGTGGAATTAGCTCACTTGCAGATATTAAAAGAGTAGTACAAGCAGGTACTCAGTCAACAATTGGTGGCGTCATTATAGGCAAAGCACTTTATGAAAACCGATTCTCTTTACCTGAAGCATTAAATGAGGTGACTACATGTTAA
- a CDS encoding tetratricopeptide repeat protein, protein MEKKHIKPAKENIVSFIPTGEYYYQKALQALNREKFEKAHKYLKRASELSPDDPHILMQYAIVEMENESYDHALDLLQNAHSIDPTETEIIFFLAEVNAHIGFLSDARKFAKKYVELDMTGVYAEEALEIIDFSEQGDWSLFEEDNFGSEILTIQEKARRMMEKGNFDQAIEVLEKLIEENPEFWAAYNNLALAYFYVGKVDQAKTLLHKVLEDNTGNLHALCNLAVVHYYDKNEQELSHLLNLLSKIQPYMLEHRYKLGATFALVGRYDDAYKWLRSLQKRGYEGDPGFYFWLSHSAYFSGHENEARHYWKQLIQIDPEKEGLEPWAGQQEGESLKGMEHNRDFIVEKLENAYRSERMFGLFLLGKTAHHQEIMAHPEWVNIETYSIMEKWLLGHALGHGFKTNQPTERSFKRALEATEILYMDNHPVTIDGSFLFQMWFVLIERAIDKGYEFKNPKALAAAADYMFQSSRTQGITKKAFAEHYGITTPTLTKYINELTQYLPLFDN, encoded by the coding sequence TTGGAAAAAAAACACATAAAACCAGCGAAAGAAAACATCGTCTCGTTTATTCCAACCGGCGAATATTATTATCAAAAAGCATTACAAGCTTTAAATCGAGAGAAGTTTGAAAAGGCCCATAAATATTTAAAACGTGCATCGGAGCTCAGTCCAGATGATCCGCATATTCTAATGCAATACGCTATTGTGGAAATGGAGAATGAAAGTTACGACCATGCACTTGATTTATTGCAAAATGCACATAGTATTGACCCTACTGAAACAGAAATCATTTTTTTCTTAGCGGAAGTCAATGCACATATAGGCTTTCTTTCAGATGCCCGCAAGTTTGCAAAAAAGTATGTTGAATTGGATATGACTGGCGTTTATGCTGAGGAAGCGTTGGAAATCATTGATTTTTCAGAACAAGGAGATTGGTCTTTGTTTGAAGAAGATAATTTTGGAAGTGAAATCTTAACTATTCAAGAAAAAGCCAGACGTATGATGGAAAAAGGTAACTTTGATCAAGCTATTGAAGTCTTGGAAAAGTTAATTGAAGAAAATCCGGAATTTTGGGCGGCTTATAATAACTTAGCACTAGCTTATTTTTATGTAGGTAAAGTCGATCAAGCGAAAACTTTACTGCATAAAGTATTAGAAGATAACACAGGTAATTTACATGCATTGTGTAACTTAGCGGTTGTCCACTATTACGATAAAAATGAGCAGGAGCTCAGTCATTTGTTAAATTTGCTGAGCAAAATCCAACCGTATATGTTGGAACATCGATACAAACTTGGTGCAACTTTTGCTTTAGTGGGTCGCTATGATGATGCATACAAATGGTTACGCTCACTTCAAAAACGAGGGTATGAAGGTGATCCAGGATTTTATTTTTGGTTATCACATTCAGCTTATTTTTCGGGTCATGAAAATGAAGCACGTCATTATTGGAAGCAGTTGATACAAATTGATCCTGAAAAAGAAGGACTTGAACCTTGGGCTGGTCAACAAGAAGGCGAATCTTTAAAAGGGATGGAGCATAATCGTGATTTTATAGTAGAAAAACTCGAAAATGCGTATCGTAGTGAGCGTATGTTTGGTTTGTTTTTACTTGGTAAGACTGCTCATCATCAAGAAATAATGGCCCATCCAGAATGGGTAAATATTGAAACTTATTCTATTATGGAAAAATGGTTATTAGGTCATGCTTTAGGACATGGATTCAAAACGAATCAACCGACTGAACGTTCTTTTAAACGTGCACTTGAAGCGACGGAGATTTTGTATATGGATAATCATCCTGTGACAATTGACGGGTCGTTTTTGTTTCAAATGTGGTTTGTTTTGATTGAACGTGCAATTGATAAAGGCTATGAATTTAAAAATCCAAAAGCTTTAGCGGCAGCAGCTGATTATATGTTCCAGTCATCGCGAACTCAAGGAATTACAAAAAAGGCGTTTGCTGAACATTATGGAATTACAACGCCAACTTTGACCAAATATATAAATGAACTTACTCAATACTTACCACTATTTGATAATTAA
- a CDS encoding NUDIX hydrolase, with the protein MQRIANLIVLKDNQVLLLKKPRRNWYVAPGGKMEAGESIYNSAIREFKEETNTTPANPHLKGVYTMVTRDEQQVESEWMLFTFVSYDLEGIPFEITKEGILEWHPVEDLAHLPMAEGDRTNLQFAVSGKGVQYGTFVYTTDFELIKEDIQVSYEGEEH; encoded by the coding sequence GTGCAACGTATAGCAAATTTAATTGTTTTAAAAGATAATCAAGTACTTTTATTAAAGAAACCACGCAGAAATTGGTATGTCGCACCTGGTGGGAAAATGGAAGCCGGCGAGTCCATCTACAATTCAGCAATAAGAGAGTTTAAAGAAGAAACAAATACAACACCAGCAAATCCCCATTTAAAAGGTGTGTACACCATGGTTACACGTGATGAGCAACAAGTAGAAAGTGAATGGATGTTATTCACATTTGTTTCATATGATTTAGAAGGAATTCCTTTTGAAATCACTAAAGAGGGTATCCTGGAATGGCATCCTGTGGAAGACTTAGCTCATTTACCAATGGCTGAAGGGGATCGTACAAATTTACAGTTTGCTGTTTCTGGCAAAGGAGTTCAGTACGGAACATTTGTGTATACAACAGATTTTGAATTAATCAAAGAAGATATTCAAGTGTCATATGAAGGAGAGGAACATTGA
- the hisIE gene encoding bifunctional phosphoribosyl-AMP cyclohydrolase/phosphoribosyl-ATP diphosphatase HisIE — protein sequence MIKYQIESIQFDERGLIPVVVQNAQTKEVLTVAYMNRESLEKTIETKETWFYSRSRQELWNKGATSGNTQQVVAIRADCDEDALVVEVLPKGPACHTGEVSCFHKVIVAPGQAVGSFGILANLVQVIQDREKSMPEGAYTTYLFEKGVDKIGKKIGEEATEVVIAAKNRDAEELQWEAADLLYHLLVLLQEQKVNLYDVLEVLQKRHESKS from the coding sequence ATGATAAAATACCAAATAGAATCTATACAGTTTGATGAACGTGGACTGATACCAGTGGTTGTTCAAAACGCACAAACGAAAGAAGTGCTAACGGTCGCGTATATGAACCGAGAGTCACTTGAAAAAACAATTGAAACTAAAGAAACTTGGTTTTATAGTCGTTCTAGACAAGAGTTGTGGAATAAAGGTGCGACGAGTGGAAACACGCAACAAGTCGTTGCAATAAGAGCAGATTGTGATGAAGATGCATTAGTAGTTGAAGTGCTTCCTAAAGGACCGGCTTGTCACACTGGTGAAGTTAGTTGTTTTCATAAAGTCATCGTTGCTCCAGGTCAAGCGGTTGGAAGCTTTGGGATATTAGCTAACTTAGTTCAGGTTATTCAGGATCGCGAAAAATCAATGCCTGAAGGGGCATATACTACGTATTTATTTGAAAAAGGCGTAGATAAAATTGGTAAAAAAATAGGAGAAGAAGCGACAGAAGTGGTCATTGCTGCAAAAAACCGTGACGCAGAAGAACTACAATGGGAAGCGGCTGATTTACTGTATCATTTATTAGTGCTGTTGCAAGAACAAAAAGTGAATTTGTACGATGTATTAGAAGTATTACAAAAACGACATGAGAGTAAATCATAA
- the hisF gene encoding imidazole glycerol phosphate synthase subunit HisF, giving the protein MLTKRIIPCLDVKEGRVVKGVQFVSLRDAGDPVELAKFYDEQGADELVFLDISASHEGKETMVDMVRQSASELAIPFTVGGGIRTLDDMKNMLRAGADKVSVNTSAIESPELIAEGAAFFGSQCIVVAIDAKWSEVDDTWMVYTHGGRRVTQWTAVNWAKEATRLGAGEILLTSMNQDGEKSGFDLALTKAVRDAVNVPVIASGGAGNAQHFYDVFTEVDVDAALAASIFHYKETSVKEVKSILREKGVSVR; this is encoded by the coding sequence ATGTTAACAAAACGTATCATTCCTTGTTTAGATGTGAAAGAAGGTCGTGTTGTAAAAGGTGTTCAATTTGTATCGTTACGTGATGCTGGAGATCCAGTAGAACTTGCAAAGTTTTACGATGAACAAGGGGCAGATGAGTTGGTTTTTTTAGACATTTCTGCTTCACATGAAGGCAAAGAAACGATGGTAGATATGGTACGTCAATCTGCATCCGAATTAGCCATTCCTTTTACAGTTGGAGGAGGAATCCGTACACTTGATGATATGAAAAACATGTTGCGTGCAGGTGCGGATAAAGTTTCAGTAAATACATCAGCAATAGAGAGCCCTGAGTTAATTGCAGAAGGTGCAGCATTTTTCGGTTCACAATGTATAGTAGTCGCAATTGACGCTAAATGGTCAGAAGTAGATGACACATGGATGGTTTATACGCATGGTGGGCGCCGTGTAACGCAGTGGACAGCTGTTAATTGGGCGAAAGAAGCAACACGTTTAGGAGCTGGCGAGATACTCCTAACTTCAATGAATCAAGATGGTGAAAAAAGTGGCTTTGATTTAGCTTTAACGAAAGCTGTTAGAGATGCTGTCAACGTTCCTGTAATTGCAAGCGGCGGGGCAGGTAATGCGCAACACTTTTATGATGTTTTTACAGAAGTCGATGTAGATGCGGCACTTGCAGCTTCTATTTTTCATTACAAAGAAACTAGCGTAAAAGAAGTGAAAAGTATCTTGCGAGAAAAGGGAGTGTCAGTTAGATGA
- the hisH gene encoding imidazole glycerol phosphate synthase subunit HisH, translating into MKIGVIDYGMGNLYSVEQALLRLECEVFITSDINKLNQMDGYILPGVGAFPDAMSQLSELGLDDYIKQLAKTNIPLLGICLGMQLLYEDSNENGLTKGLGIFTGNIQKFDKLDSQQQRVRIPHMGWNPLSFTHQPEWLDGLDKEDSTHVYFVHSYLAQNTRQHEVVASSTYAGQFVPGLVQKDNFTGMQFHPEKSGPFGKYLLTKWVKQVQKRRDQT; encoded by the coding sequence ATGAAAATTGGTGTAATTGATTACGGGATGGGTAATTTATATAGTGTCGAACAAGCTTTACTCCGACTTGAATGTGAAGTATTCATTACGTCAGATATAAACAAATTAAATCAAATGGATGGATATATTTTACCGGGTGTAGGGGCATTTCCTGATGCCATGAGTCAATTAAGTGAATTAGGTTTGGATGACTATATTAAGCAACTTGCAAAAACGAATATACCACTACTAGGCATTTGTTTAGGCATGCAACTTTTGTATGAAGACAGTAATGAAAATGGCTTAACAAAAGGTTTAGGCATTTTCACAGGCAATATTCAAAAATTTGATAAACTTGACTCACAACAACAACGCGTGCGAATTCCTCATATGGGCTGGAATCCTCTGTCTTTTACACATCAACCTGAATGGTTAGATGGTCTAGATAAAGAAGATTCAACACATGTGTACTTCGTGCACTCCTATTTAGCTCAAAATACGCGACAACATGAAGTAGTCGCAAGTAGTACATATGCTGGTCAATTCGTACCTGGTCTTGTTCAAAAAGATAATTTCACGGGCATGCAGTTTCATCCAGAAAAATCGGGACCGTTTGGTAAATACTTATTAACTAAATGGGTTAAGCAAGTTCAAAAGAGGAGAGATCAAACATGA
- the hisD gene encoding histidinol dehydrogenase yields MQIVSLSKDISLKRSVEMGNAEQLNTVRLVLADVKNRGDNAIKEYSEKWDHVTLHNFRISKAEIESAKDKFDPQLKRDLEEAAHNIRVFHEKQKRLSYEVDVKNGSFIGQRVNPLDSVGLYVPGGSAAYPSSLLMNVIPAQVAGVERIVIVSPPNDQGALPDAVLVAASILGIEEIYKIGGAQAIAALAYGTESIESVDKITGPGNVFVALAKREVFGVVAIDMIAGPSEIAIIADETAYADEVAADLLSQAEHDPMACPILLTTSDFFAHEVAHEVEKQLITLPREKIARAAVEKFGKIYVAETIDGIIEAVNKLAPEHLEIIANNSHDIAQKIRHAGAIFIGRYSSEPIGDYFAGTNHVLPTNSTARFSSPLSVDDFIKKTSVIYYTKETWLEHAPKIARLARMEGLEGHARAVESRGWTKEMDQS; encoded by the coding sequence GTGCAAATCGTTTCTTTATCAAAAGATATTTCATTAAAACGATCAGTAGAGATGGGCAATGCAGAACAATTAAATACGGTGAGATTGGTTTTAGCTGATGTGAAAAATCGTGGTGATAATGCTATCAAGGAATACAGCGAGAAATGGGATCATGTTACATTACATAATTTCCGTATTTCAAAAGCAGAAATTGAGAGTGCAAAAGATAAATTTGATCCACAACTTAAAAGAGATTTAGAAGAAGCTGCTCATAATATTCGTGTTTTTCATGAGAAACAAAAGCGATTATCATATGAGGTAGATGTGAAAAATGGATCGTTTATCGGTCAACGAGTGAATCCGCTTGATTCTGTGGGACTATACGTACCCGGTGGTTCAGCTGCCTACCCTTCTTCGCTATTAATGAATGTTATCCCAGCTCAAGTGGCCGGTGTGGAACGAATTGTGATTGTCTCTCCCCCAAACGATCAAGGTGCACTTCCTGATGCAGTATTGGTAGCTGCATCAATTTTAGGCATTGAAGAGATTTATAAAATAGGCGGGGCTCAAGCAATTGCTGCGTTGGCATATGGTACAGAATCAATTGAATCTGTGGATAAGATAACTGGTCCAGGGAATGTTTTTGTGGCACTAGCAAAACGAGAAGTCTTTGGAGTAGTCGCAATTGATATGATTGCAGGTCCTAGTGAAATTGCAATAATTGCTGATGAAACAGCGTATGCCGACGAAGTAGCTGCAGATTTATTATCTCAAGCCGAACATGATCCAATGGCTTGCCCAATATTACTAACCACAAGCGACTTCTTTGCACATGAAGTCGCTCACGAAGTTGAAAAACAACTAATTACGCTACCACGCGAAAAGATTGCTCGGGCAGCTGTTGAAAAGTTCGGAAAAATCTATGTAGCAGAAACAATCGACGGTATTATTGAAGCAGTTAATAAGTTAGCACCCGAGCATTTAGAAATCATTGCAAATAATTCACATGATATTGCACAGAAAATTCGTCATGCAGGAGCGATTTTTATAGGTAGATACAGTTCAGAGCCTATTGGGGACTACTTTGCTGGAACGAACCACGTATTACCAACAAATAGTACAGCACGATTTTCGAGTCCATTATCGGTTGATGATTTTATTAAGAAGACAAGCGTGATTTATTATACAAAAGAGACTTGGCTTGAGCACGCACCTAAAATTGCGCGACTTGCAAGGATGGAAGGTTTAGAAGGTCATGCACGAGCAGTAGAATCAAGAGGATGGACAAAGGAGATGGACCAATCATGA
- the trxB gene encoding thioredoxin-disulfide reductase, producing the protein MSEEKIYDVVIIGAGPAGMTAAVYTSRGNLSTLMIERGIPGGQMANTEEVENYPGFEHILGPELSTKMFDHAKKFGAEYAYGDVKEIIDGEAFKTIKAGGKEYKARAVILTPGAEYKKMGIPGETELGGRGVSYCAVCDGAFFRNKELVVVGGGDSAVEEGVYLTRFASKVTIVHRREELRAQKILQDRAFANEKIDFIWNHTVKEINDEKGKVGSVTLASTVDDSEHEFKAEGVFIYIGMLPLTKPFANLGILNENGYILTNDQMETSIPGIFAAGDVREKTLRQIVTATGDGSIAAQAAQHYIEELHEKLNVKS; encoded by the coding sequence ATGAGTGAAGAAAAAATTTATGATGTTGTGATTATTGGCGCAGGACCTGCGGGCATGACAGCAGCTGTATATACATCACGTGGAAACTTATCGACTTTAATGATTGAGCGAGGAATTCCAGGTGGCCAAATGGCAAATACTGAAGAGGTTGAGAATTATCCTGGTTTTGAACATATTTTAGGGCCAGAACTTTCAACCAAAATGTTTGACCATGCGAAGAAATTTGGCGCAGAGTATGCTTATGGAGATGTAAAAGAGATTATTGATGGCGAAGCTTTTAAAACAATAAAAGCTGGAGGAAAAGAATATAAAGCGCGTGCCGTTATATTAACTCCAGGTGCTGAATATAAAAAAATGGGTATTCCAGGCGAAACGGAACTCGGTGGACGCGGAGTAAGCTATTGTGCAGTCTGTGATGGGGCTTTCTTTAGAAATAAAGAATTAGTCGTTGTTGGCGGAGGAGACTCTGCTGTTGAAGAGGGTGTGTATTTAACTCGTTTTGCAAGCAAAGTGACAATTGTTCACCGTCGTGAAGAGTTACGTGCCCAAAAAATTCTACAAGACCGTGCATTTGCAAATGAAAAAATTGATTTTATTTGGAATCATACCGTAAAAGAAATTAACGATGAAAAAGGAAAAGTGGGAAGCGTTACATTGGCATCAACTGTTGATGATTCTGAACATGAATTTAAAGCGGAAGGTGTATTTATTTATATTGGTATGCTTCCACTAACAAAACCCTTTGCAAACTTAGGTATCTTGAATGAAAATGGCTATATCTTAACTAACGATCAAATGGAAACAAGCATTCCAGGTATTTTTGCTGCAGGAGATGTGCGAGAAAAAACATTAAGACAAATTGTCACAGCAACAGGTGATGGCAGTATTGCTGCTCAAGCTGCGCAACATTACATTGAAGAGTTACATGAAAAATTAAATGTAAAATCTTAA
- the hisB gene encoding imidazoleglycerol-phosphate dehydratase HisB yields the protein MTREATIIRITNETQVNVTFQLDGEGKATIDTGVPFMDHMLDLFVKHGLFNATIQASGDTHIDDHHTTEDIGIVLGQVVQESLGDKKGIRRYGNAFVPMDDALAQVIIDCSNRPHLEFRATFPNEKVGKFDTELVHEFLWKFALEARMNVHVIVHYGHNTHHMIEAIFKALARALDEAVSIDPRVQGVPSTKGLLT from the coding sequence ATGACACGTGAAGCAACCATAATTCGAATAACAAATGAAACACAAGTGAATGTTACATTTCAATTAGATGGCGAAGGTAAAGCAACGATTGATACAGGCGTTCCTTTTATGGACCATATGCTTGATTTATTTGTAAAACATGGACTCTTTAACGCCACCATTCAAGCGTCTGGGGATACACATATAGATGATCACCATACAACTGAAGATATAGGTATTGTTTTAGGACAAGTAGTACAAGAATCACTGGGGGATAAAAAAGGGATTCGTCGTTACGGCAATGCTTTTGTACCTATGGACGATGCGTTAGCTCAAGTAATTATTGATTGTTCGAACCGACCTCACCTTGAATTTAGAGCTACTTTTCCCAATGAAAAAGTAGGGAAATTCGATACAGAACTTGTCCATGAGTTTTTATGGAAGTTTGCACTCGAAGCACGTATGAATGTGCATGTCATTGTTCACTACGGTCACAATACACACCACATGATTGAAGCTATTTTCAAAGCATTAGCAAGAGCACTGGATGAAGCGGTCTCAATCGATCCACGTGTCCAAGGAGTACCGTCTACGAAAGGATTATTAACATGA